The Candidatus Nezhaarchaeales archaeon nucleotide sequence ACCCATCTGCCAAGAGCCTAAGTACCTACGTTGTTCCTCAGTTAATGAATCGATTTTCACATTGAGGGTTTCAAGCTTTAGTTTAGCTACTAAATCATCAACTTCGCTGGGAACGGGGTAAACGTTGGGTGATAACTTTTCGTGTTTAACCAAGTATTGAACCGATAGAGCCTGGTTGGCGAAGCTCATATCCATAACCTCTGATGGATGGCCTTCAGCGGCAGCTAAATTAACTAGTCTCCCCTCAGCAAGCAGGTATAGCCTACGGCCGTTACTTAACGCGTATTCCTCAACGTTAGGCCTTATCGTTCTTTTAGAAACAGCTAATCTCTCGAGGTCTGGGATACAGATTTCAACGTTAAAGTGCCCACTATTAGCTAAGATGGCACCATCCTTCATCTTTACGAAGTGCTCTTCCCGGATCACGTTTATATTTCCCGTGGCCGTTACGAATATATCGCCTACCTCGGCGGCCTTATCCATCGGCATTACTCTAAAGCCGTCCATGACGGCTTCAAGCGCCCTTAACGGGTTAACCTCGGTTACGATCACGTTGGCGCCCATCCCCTTAGCCCTTAAAGCTATTCCCTTTCCACACCACCCGTACCCAGCTACTACGAAGTTTTTACCAGCTAAAAGAATAGATGTGGCCCTAAGGATGCCGTCTATGGTTGATTGTCCTGTTCCGTAGCGGTTGTCGAAGAGGTATTTAGTGTGAGCGTCGTTAACAGCTATTATCGGGTATTTTAATATACCGTTCCTCGCCATGGCTTTAAGCCTAATAACGCCCGTAGTAGTTTCCTCTGTTCCTCCCTTTACCCTTTTTATTAAGTCCGCCCGTTTTTCGTGTATAGTACATACTAGGTCGGCACCGTCGTCGAGGGTTATGAAAGGTTCATAGCTTAAAACATCATTTATGCACGCATAGTACTCCTCAGCGCTTTCCCCCCTCCACGCGTATACATGTATTCCGCTTTCTACTAGGGCTGCCGCGACGTCGTCCTGGGTTGAAAGCGGATTTGAGCCGCAAAGAGCTACTTCAGCGCCTCCCGCCTTTAATACCTCCATAAGGACTGCTGTTTCCTTCGTCACATGTAAACAACAGCCTAAGCGAATACCTTTAAGTGGTTTATCTTCTTCAAACATCTTCTTAAGCTTCATCAACACCGGCATACTACGCTGCGCCCATTCTATTTGGAGCCTCCCTTTAGCAGCTAGTGTTACGTCTTTAACCTTATACCCTTCAGGCATATCAATCACTATGGGCTTGTAGTCAAAGGTTTATTAGCCTTCCTACTCAAAGCTTAAAGACGGTTTGGCTAGCTTTAACACCATGTAACCCTTCGCGTAGGCCCCGTAAAAGCATTAACGGCGTATCCGCGTCTAGGTAAAGACCGCCATCTCTAATGCGGCCTCCACTAAAAGTAGAGGTTAAGCTCGACGGTTTAACCTACGTTTCCAATCGACTTCGAAGAAGAATTCTACTTAGATATACTTGAAGCCGAAAACAGTACGCTTGAACCAGGGCTTTCTGGGATGAAGGAGCTTATCCATAAGCTTAATATGGAGAACTGTGCGTGGAGAGCTTAAGGGCTCGAAGTGAGCCTTAATGCACTACTTCACTTTACTAAATTTTACATTGTACTTCGCCTTCAACCGTTCCAGCGCCATCCACACTTGGCGCCGGAGGCCGAGGCGCGACTTCTCACGCGTATCCTTTATTATTTGCTTCTCTCGTAGCCTCCGCCAAAGCTCATGAAAAGCTTCGGCGGAAGCTTTACTTTCGCTAAGTACCTCTTGGTAAGCCCTACTTATTTCCCTATACACCGGTTCGATTTCATTCCAGTACACCGGCTTATCGTGGTGGTACTTGTGTCTGCATTCCTCGCATACCACGCCCCACACGTAACTGCCCAATACTAACAGCATTACGTAGTCACTGAAAACCGTCGCATAGTACAATCTCGTCCGGCACAGGTATAGCGTACTCCATGTTGCCTTCGCCGTCCGTGAACGTTATGCTTCTACCCTTGAAGATGCCTTTATGCCTCCTGACCATAACCACGCAGTCCATAACTGCATCGGCACCGTTTTAACGCTTAAACCCGAGGCCGAAGGCAAATACTTAGAGGAAAACTTAATGGGGTTGCAGAAGTTCAACTGTTGAGCCTTGGTTGACGCTTAACGTCACGCGGAGCTTTAAAGTGGTTACGACGAGTGTTTAGCGAGCTTAGCTTGAACTTTTAGGAGTAGGTCCTCCTTTACTTTCTCCGCTTCATCCATGACCTTTTCGATGTCCACGGTTTTTAGCTTACCGTCCTCCAAGATTAGCTTACCGTTAACCGCTACCGTTTCAACATCAGACGACTTAACGGCGTACGTTAAGTGGCTTAGCTCGTTAAAGAGCGGGGTTAGATGTGGTTTCCTAAAGTTTAAGATGGCAAAATCCGCTGCTTTTCCGGTTTCAAGACTTCCCAGCTTATCCTCCCATAGAAGGGCGCGCGCCCCATTTAAGGTAGCCATTTTTACTGCGTCTTCAGCCTTAATTAGTGTAGGGTCCAAGTTAACCCCCTTATGGAGGAGGGCGGTAAGCTTTATGGCTTCGAATATGTCTAGGGAGTTATTTGAACATGCGCCATCAGTCCCCAAGGCTATGGTAACCCCTGCCTTAAGTAACTTAGGTATAGGGCTTACACCTGAAGCCAGCTTAAGGTTGCTCACCGGGTTATGGACTACCTTCACGTTGCGCCTTCTTAAAATCTCGATTTCTTCGTCGGTGAGCCAAACGCAATGGGCGGCAATTAGCCTCGGCTTCAGTACTCCGAGTTTTTCAAGATATTTGATAATTCCACTCTCCACCTTAACGTTGAAAGCCTCACTAACCAGCAAGGCTTCATCTTCGGTTTCAGCTACGTGCATGTGTAACGCCACCGGTACTCCTTCGTACCGCTTCTCAAGCTCTTCGGCTAGTTCACATAGATATTGAAGGTAGTCGGGGTCCACAGTATAAGGTGCGTGAGGATCCACCGTCGCTCTAATACGTCCCTCTTTACCATGCCATTCGGTGAAAAGTGCTTTAAGTGCTTGCTTATCAAAGTCTTTACGCCAAGAGAAGCATACGTGTCCTACCGCCCCTCTTAAGCCGGACTCAAAGATAGCCTTAGCCTCATTATAGTCTGGGTAGTAATGGTACATGGTGTTGATAGTAGTTACTCCGGAAAGCATAGATTCAATGGAAGCTAGGAGGGCGCCTACGTATATTTCGTACCCGGTTAAATGGCGTTCTAAGGGCCATACCCATTTTTCAAGCCATTGCTTTAAGGGTAGGTCGTCAGCGTAGCCGCGTAGCAACGTCATAGCGGCATGCGTATGAGCGTTAACAAGCCCGGGCATCACTATTTTACCGTTGGCGTCGATCCTTTGGTAGCTCGCGTACTTACCTTTTAGTTCCATCCTTCTACCGATGTCGACTATGATCCCGTCCTCAACAGCTAATAAGCCGTCGCGTATTACCCCCTTAGGGCCCATGGTTATTAGGGTGCCGCCGCTGACTACGAAGTACGGACTTTCAGGCATACCTTAACCCTACCTCAAAACCCTTACGTCCTGTCTTTACGCTTTACCTGTTGTTTTACCGATACATTTAAACGTTGATGATCGGAAGCTGAGAATATATAATTCAACGGGTAATAATTGCGGTTCGGAGGCTAAGAGCAGTAGAGCCTTACCGGTTGGACGTTAACTTCCATATACTTTATGGACCTTTAATACTTGATGTAGCTATTAACCCTTTTGGGATCGAAACACTCTTCATCAAGTACGTTTAATATGAAGTTGAAAATTTTCCTTCTAACATCGTACGGCAGTTTTGGATACCACATGGGGCTAGCTATTACCAGTCCCCTCCAAGCATAGAAGGGTTGTATTACACTAAATAGCTCCTCATCGCGAGTCCGGGTTAAGTAGCTATTAAGGAACTTGTAGTAAAGGGTTTCAAAAGCGCCTTCTAATCTCCCGCTAGCTTGAAGCGAGAAGAATAGGTAATTTATGGTCATAGCCGCTACGTCATCAGCCGGCTCACCATACTCGCCTCGACTTCTGTCCAGAAGGGTGAAGTCGTTACCCTTAAAGAGGACGTTCCAAGGGTGGAAGTCGCCGTGAACTACGGATAGCCGATGAGTTTTACCTTTAAGCTTCCACCGCCATTTAACGCTTTTTAACTCTATTCGCATTAACTCCTCTTCGCTCGTAAAATCGAGATTTAGGGGGTAATTGTCGATTAACCCCATGATGCATTCACCGTGGCCTATAAGCTCACGTATCCTCCTAATATAAAGTTCTGGCGCATTCATCTTTATACTGTGGATTTCAGCTATGTAGTTGGCTAAAGCACGGCACCTTTCAACATCGACCTCCTTTACTACCTTTTCCCGTTTAATCCTTTCAAGGTCCTTCCAGTACTCCTCTCCTTCAACCTTTTCAACTAAGATAAATAACTCCTTACAATCTCCAAGCGATTTTAAAGTTCCACTCACCGTAAAGGCGCCTACATCCACGCTGCGGACGTGTTTCGGAAGCTTGTTAAAGGCTGAATGCGCCCAAAGTAATGCTTGCGCCCTATCGGAAAATTCTTCATGCCCGAAGTGGTCAGGCTTCATGGTTTCCAGCACAACGCCTTTACGTTCACCGTTTACTTCATACTTCACTAGATAGGGTACGCCGTAGCCAAATTCCTTTAAGCCCTCATGGCATTCAATNNNNNNNNNNNNNNNNNNNNNNNNNNNNNNNNNNNNNNNNNNNNNNNNNNNNNNNNNNNNNNNNNNNNNNNNNNNNNNNNNNNNNNNNNNNNNNNNNNTTCTTCATGCCCGAAGTGGTCAGGCTTCATGGTTTCCAGCACAAC carries:
- a CDS encoding adenosylhomocysteinase, which translates into the protein MPEGYKVKDVTLAAKGRLQIEWAQRSMPVLMKLKKMFEEDKPLKGIRLGCCLHVTKETAVLMEVLKAGGAEVALCGSNPLSTQDDVAAALVESGIHVYAWRGESAEEYYACINDVLSYEPFITLDDGADLVCTIHEKRADLIKRVKGGTEETTTGVIRLKAMARNGILKYPIIAVNDAHTKYLFDNRYGTGQSTIDGILRATSILLAGKNFVVAGYGWCGKGIALRAKGMGANVIVTEVNPLRALEAVMDGFRVMPMDKAAEVGDIFVTATGNINVIREEHFVKMKDGAILANSGHFNVEICIPDLERLAVSKRTIRPNVEEYALSNGRRLYLLAEGRLVNLAAAEGHPSEVMDMSFANQALSVQYLVKHEKLSPNVYPVPSEVDDLVAKLKLETLNVKIDSLTEEQRRYLGSWQMGT
- a CDS encoding amidohydrolase: MPESPYFVVSGGTLITMGPKGVIRDGLLAVEDGIIVDIGRRMELKGKYASYQRIDANGKIVMPGLVNAHTHAAMTLLRGYADDLPLKQWLEKWVWPLERHLTGYEIYVGALLASIESMLSGVTTINTMYHYYPDYNEAKAIFESGLRGAVGHVCFSWRKDFDKQALKALFTEWHGKEGRIRATVDPHAPYTVDPDYLQYLCELAEELEKRYEGVPVALHMHVAETEDEALLVSEAFNVKVESGIIKYLEKLGVLKPRLIAAHCVWLTDEEIEILRRRNVKVVHNPVSNLKLASGVSPIPKLLKAGVTIALGTDGACSNNSLDIFEAIKLTALLHKGVNLDPTLIKAEDAVKMATLNGARALLWEDKLGSLETGKAADFAILNFRKPHLTPLFNELSHLTYAVKSSDVETVAVNGKLILEDGKLKTVDIEKVMDEAEKVKEDLLLKVQAKLAKHSS
- a CDS encoding phosphotransferase yields the protein IECHEGLKEFGYGVPYLVKYEVNGERKGVVLETMKPDHFGHEEFSDRAQALLWAHSAFNKLPKHVRSVDVGAFTVSGTLKSLGDCKELFILVEKVEGEEYWKDLERIKREKVVKEVDVERCRALANYIAEIHSIKMNAPELYIRRIRELIGHGECIMGLIDNYPLNLDFTSEEELMRIELKSVKWRWKLKGKTHRLSVVHGDFHPWNVLFKGNDFTLLDRSRGEYGEPADDVAAMTINYLFFSLQASGRLEGAFETLYYKFLNSYLTRTRDEELFSVIQPFYAWRGLVIASPMWYPKLPYDVRRKIFNFILNVLDEECFDPKRVNSYIKY